The genomic interval AACCCAGTCCTTATATCCTGGAGAATTTTTTAGCTTACCAATTAAGTGCTGCGGATTATTTAAATTTGGGTGATTACTATAGTGGTGTGGGAAATCTCGAACAAGCTGTTTCAGCTTATAATAAAGCAACTCAATTTAGTGAGGATAAACGATCGGTAGCTATAGCATATTACCGATTAGGACTTATTGATCTAAAAGATAAAGAATACGAAAAAGCCATCATGGAAAAAGTATTATCCCAAAAATTCTACCCCTTATACATCAAAGATTTTACTTTCGATAATTTTGCCCAGGCTTTTATTGAAATTGGCAATATGCATTATAATGCAGGAGAGCTAAAAAAAGCTTATCAAAACTATGAACTAGCTCTTCAATTAGCAGATTCAAATTATATCCTCTCAGAGGCACACTATAAATTAGGATTATCTTATTACCGGAGCCAAGATTACGAAAATGCTGTTAGGGAAGGCGAAATTGCCCTTAGCCTAAACCCCGAATATTTGTCTGACCAACAAAGGTTGATTGATCTTTTAATTGCTAACTCCTGGTCTAATCTTACTAAAAAAGAATAAAACAGTATCACGTAAACATATTTTTTATTTTATTCTCTCTTTTAAAAATAGATTAAAGGTAAAATTGAATAAAGTTAAAATTATAAAAAAATATTTTATAATACTATACGCTAAACGTTGAACGCTATACTTTATTCATATACTATTTACTATTGACTAATTTAATTGGTGAATTGACCACTCGGTAAATTGGTAAATTAATAAAATCGAGGTGAAAAAAATGAAAGCAAGTAAACTAATTAAAGGATTAACTTTTTTACTTATAGGAATAATCCTCTTAGCAAATACTTTACAGATATTAGATTGGTCGGTATGGTCAAATTTATTCAAACTCTGGCCTTTGCTGGTTATCAGTTTAGGTTGGTCTTTAATTTTTAGGGGAAAGGGTCTTTCCTTTATCGGACCTCTAATTATATTCCTGGGAATTGTCGTGGGAGTTGGTGCAAGTTACATGGGAATTAATTTTGAAGGAGAAGTAG from Candidatus Atribacteria bacterium carries:
- a CDS encoding tetratricopeptide repeat protein; its protein translation is MVDMHRKISKLSIIIFLIILFTLFATTVFASTETEKLLQEIIEGKTLKPDIFAFINMGNFYCALNLYEPAEKEYQKALDLDQTNILARINQSYALYRMGERELALANLSQIITENPNNAFAYYIKGMIYKDTLKYDLAIPEYEKVVELIPQNDKLISELAQLYQDNDQLIEATETYIKLGKLKPSPYILENFLAYQLSAADYLNLGDYYSGVGNLEQAVSAYNKATQFSEDKRSVAIAYYRLGLIDLKDKEYEKAIMEKVLSQKFYPLYIKDFTFDNFAQAFIEIGNMHYNAGELKKAYQNYELALQLADSNYILSEAHYKLGLSYYRSQDYENAVREGEIALSLNPEYLSDQQRLIDLLIANSWSNLTKKE